The genomic window CCTCCCCGCGCAGCCACCCCCCAACCCCCGCGGCCAGCGTGACTTGAGCCCCCGTCAAAAGGGGCCTGCATAGCCCAAGATAAAAAACAAATAGCCGGGAAACTACATTTTTACTAactctcttcctctcgcACCTTTGTGGCACAATCAGCTTATGCACACTAGCTACTGATCTTCACTTAATCATCCAACGCCCACAAAGTCATCCAACATTGCTTCTGAAAAATTCCCCAACATCTACCAAGCACATGTTACCTCACCAGAAATCACGCTACTCCGTATTCTGAAAAATCAACCACCTAGTTTTAACGCGGAGACTCGCACTTTCCCGTTTCACACCGCCCGAAGTCCCCAAGCACCGTCTTTATCAAAAACATTTTCACAGCGAGCAAAACATGCACCGCTTTAGCACCAACGACTTTTTCATACGATtgtcaaaaaaaaaaaactgctTTTGGTGTTTTGTACTTTCATTGTTAAGGATTCAAAAAAAGGCCACTAACTATGCAAACAGCCATCAAAACAACCCTGACGCGACACCCACATAACCACAAAAAAGCCTCGACCGCAGATGGCAGCAAACGCCTTTAATCCCAACAACCACCACGTTTTTGCCCCAACAAGCAACCAGATTAGCTTTTTTCAAAaatacccccccccctgaaaaaaaaaacactaAGCCAAGCTCACCTCTGCCCGGCCGGTCACAGGCCCCGTCGCGCGGCGTGAGGCAGCCGTAGGCACACGAGGTGCTGCCATGCCCAGACCCAGTCATTGGTGTATGGCTTCTGCCTCGAACCgcacccacccccgccccgcaggtcgccccacAGCCACGCCCTCCAGGACCGGACACTGCGGACATcggcagcgatacatcgctctgacctccctACGTCATGCGCGCCTgaccctgccaccaccagtTATTGTTCTGGTTTGGCGCAGACGGAAAGTCGAGGGACTTTGGATAGGTCATAAAAAGCTAATGGCGACCCAAAGGCGCAGTGATGAGAGGGGTGCTTGGCAGTGGTGTTGGGGCTCGGTTTTGTTTTGAGCGCCAAAGGCACCCGACGCCAAGTATGCTTGTGGGGAGTGAAATCCAGGGGTGGCTGGGCGGCCTTCGAATTTTTTCGCTACAGGTTTCGGCTTCCAGGCAGAATAAGTTGTACTTTAAGCTTTATTAGCTTCTTGTATTGATAAGTTTGGGCGGCGCTGGATACGCTgtaggggggaggagggtgaaAATGTTGGATGGTGGACACTTTTTATTTCCTTACCATCTTTTGTCAGGGTaaaaaagggaaggggggaggcagcgcTGGTTTCACCTAAGCCAGAATGCTTTCTTTTTCACAATGACGTTTTGTTTCGTTAAAATTTTTGTCGGCATCGATAAATTAGTAGGGTGAGGTGTATTTTGGCTAAAAtttgtgtgtggggtggCTGCTTGATGCGTGCTGTTTCATTCAGCGCCTTTTTCCGGgcctgtttttttttctttttaAAGGTGGGGTTCATAAAGTCAGTGTTTGATGagaaagcaaacaaaaaaatgtTGTGGGGATGCTTGTTTTTTAGAAGAGATAAAATTCGGCTTGCCATAAAGTGGGAAATACGCTTTTTTTGACGGTGTTTGTGACACTACTTCTGCGTGGAGTTCTCACCGCTGGTAAAAGGTAAGCGCCTTATTTTGTTCGAAGAAAAGTTTGCAATACTCATCAAACTTTGCTGGGGAATGAAGGTCAGGGTAATATTTCTGGAAGGAAAAATGCAAGGATTCTGttgaagggggggggggttgccGTTGGTGGGCTTGTGGCGGTGGTCTGGGGCTCGTCTTGGGGAGGGGCCGCCAGTTTTCGGACGCACGCTGGGCTCCAAACTTATGACGGGAGATTGGGTTTTTAGCGGGAGCAAAACTGTTTGATATAACATTTGTCTCGGGAGGCATTTACATTATAGGTTACGGAAAAATTCTCATTGGGGTGTCTATAAAGCTAATTTTGGTCTGGGGGTCGCTAAGTGGTGCCGAATAAGGCAAATTCAAATACCTAaattgtgtgtgcgcggggGGGGTCAAACGACAGCATGTGTGCCAGGAGGCTTTGTGccggccccccccccgtttGACGGAAGGCACCCTCAACTACTTAATATAGTTTTCCTTCAACTCGGGCTTCTTTTGTGGGAAAGAAAAGGGCGTGGCaaaggggtgggggatggGGCTGCTCTCGCCGGCCACATTGGCGCCCACGGGAAAGCCAGTGAGAAAAAAATGAcgggctgccgctgtctTTGGGGCTGTGCAGGGCGAAAAGGTCCCTTTTTGCTTTGGTGGTCTTTTCCGGGGGTCGCGGCTGCTTTCTGGTATCCGCCCGGGTTTGTTTCCCGTGTTGGGGCTTTGGGCCGCTTTTAAAAGCCCCTTCCGGCCCCCTAAGCCCCGGGaaaggggggcgggggcgaaGGAAAGCGCCCCCAgagacgcgcgcacgcccGAACCAGCGGCCGCCGAAGGGAGGCGGCGCCATACCAACGAGGGGTTTGCAAAGCCGGGGGGCAGTTTTGGCTTGTAAGGGGGGAAGGGTCAAAGAGCATTGTCGGAGGAAGGAAGTTGGTAGCAAAGTTTTCTTAGTGGCTTCGCTAGAAGTACCAAGCGACGGGGTGCATAGGATGTGCATCGAGATTTTTGGGTTTTGGGCATGCGTGTGGAGTACCGGGGGGGGGATGAGGAGATGCTGAGGGAGGATTTTCAGTACTTTGGTGGACTGAGTTGAAGGAGTAGTTTTTCGCAGCAAATCCTCGGTGGAGTGTCagaaggcggaggaagagaaggcagACGGTGCAGCATGAGTTCAAAGCGCCGTGTTTGTCAGGTGCGGTAAAGCAAGAACCGGCTGGCTCTTTCAGACTGGGAGGAATCATGGGCAAGCGGTTTAGGTGATTGAGTGCGGCgatgcacgtgcacgtgcgtcgAGGATTCGGTCACTATCTCGGCAAACGAGCAAGAATCACTGGAATGCCTCATCATGCACGCGCTTCAGTTGCAGAGCACCCCAAGGATGCGCACTCCTCGAAGCCCACGATGTGCGTCAATCCAATACACTTGGGGACGCGCTAACTAGCACCAGCTAAGATTTTGGCTTGGATCGGCGTTTGTTCCGCTGATTTCGTCtgtacaaaaaaaaaaatatcGCATGGTTCAGTCATTGGAAGAAGGAAGTGGTTGGTAATGAGTACGAGCGTCTTTAAACTTTACAGCTTATTCTTCCCGATATGTTTCCTCGAGTCTGAGTAAACTaatgtacatatatatatatatatatatacacgtatacatgtatgtgtatataaGGAGCACCACTTCATACCGCGAAACGGAGAAGTAGGCCCCTGCTCTAGAGCGATTGGTGTGATCATGGCTCTTTTTGCGTGGAAAAAAAATCACGAACCCTTCATTTTCCACCGCTGTGTGCTTTGCTCTCTCTATTTCATTCAATTCGATGCACGCTTTCATTTTCGATGCAGTCTCTGCTCCTTGCGCTTCATGTTTTGGTGCCCTTGATTCCGAGGGAGCCCCGCATACTCGGAGCATCTGTTTACACATTGTTCTGTTGAATATATCCCACCAAGTCTCAGTTTTGGTATATGAGCATGGCTGAGCAAGAGAGTAGGACTTGGAACTCATTTCCGCCTCTTTGGAAAGAGGTTGCAGGCGTCTGCAACACTGCATTTCAAAAGTTCAAAAAGCGTCCGTCCCAAAACCTATGCAAAGACTACAACAAACTCATTAGCCAGATATGTGAAGCACATGGGCTGGTTTACAACTTGACTGCGTACCAGTGCTCAAACTATCCCGCCCTTGTTCGAGGCAGCAACTCTACACCTGTTGTCGGCGAAACAGTGGAAAGCACCCAAGTACTTGTTGTTTACTACCTTCTGCGTGAGTTGCTGAAAAAGCAAGTCAACAGTGTAAAGTCGACGATACAGAAGGATTCCATCTTGTCATACTTGGACGCATATGAAAAGTACACAGCAGGGGGTAATGTTGTGAAGTCGATTTTCACGTACCTTCACTGGTCCTGGCAAAAGAGAGGCCTGCCAGCTGAGCACATTATTCAGCCTACGGAAATTGTTGTCGGTCACTTGTGGATGGATGTCATTTTGACTTCCGAGTTGAAGGAGTCATTTAGAGCGAAGGTGAATGAAATTGTCTGCCGTGTCCGATCAGGGGGCCCGACCAGCGTAGGCGAAATGGAGAGCGTCAAGAGGTTTTCTCTCAATCTTGGATGCTCTACTGACGTCCGGCTGACCCTGTATTCCTCCATGGTCGAAGAAACGTATCTGAAAAGTCTTGCTTCCTTCTACTGCGCTAAAAGGCCGGGCTTCAAAGCGCTTGGTGTTGTTGAGTACATCAATCAATGCGTCAAGGCCGTGAAAAAGGAGGACGTATTAGCACGGTGCTTCCTGATCCGATCGTCGTACGAGCAAGTGAGCGAATCTGTTTTGCGAATTCTCATTCACGAGGAGAAAAACTATCTTTTGCCTTTCTGCAAAAAGTGCATTGATCCATCTGATGGTAACGATCCGTTGTCCAGCAAGAAATCATTGTCGGCTCTCTACGACCTactcggcggtggcgcagaggAGTCGTGGATGGAGGATTTGCTGACAGAAACGGTTTCGGAGTACGCTGATCGGGAGCTCAAGAAGACAAGTGATTCATCTGAGGCATCGTCCATTTTGCGAATTTTGAAGAAGGCTCAGCAAACATTTGAGATGACGATTTCCGGTATTTTCGGTCACCAACCACGTCTCATTCGGGCTGTTTACGACGGAATTCAGGCCAATTTGGCAGCACTCGAAAGGCCAACTGCTACTGAGGATAATGCAGCGAAAATTGCGAAGCGTCTCGCCAAATACGCAGCTGAAGAAATCAAGAGCATGCCCATTGATGAACTGCGTCGGACGAACAACTGGATCGCCGTCATTTACCGTCTCTGCTCGAGACAGGATGTATATCACCTGTCTTACACTCGTTTTTTGCAAGAGCGCCTCTTGACAAATATTTTTGGCACTGGAAAGCAAAGCGAAATCGCGGTGCGTGAGGAGAGTATGCTGTCGAGTCTTCTCATCAAGGACAAAAACTTTGCTTTTATTTTCAATTGCATGCGCATGCTTAACGACGCCCGCCGAAACGACTCAAAAAGAGCAGAAcgagtgcagcagctgctggtgaaGCCATACATATTAACGGCGTTCGCGTGGGGAGAGTCGCGCCGCTCCCCGGATATGGGCCGCACTTCTGTTCCCCTTGAATTGCAGTCTGTCATCACTCACGATATCGACGCCTACTCTGCGCTGCGAAACGGGCGCAAGCTGCTTTTTTCACCGGAGCACTCTGGTGCTCGTGTGAGAATGAGCGTTTCAAACAAAGCCGCATCGTTTTTGCTCCTGGTTTCACTCCTGCAGATGCGCTACCTGCTGGTAATGAACAAAATGAGTGAGTGGTCCGCTGACGAGCTGTGTTCTCAAACCCGCACAAGTCTCGAGGAGTGCAAGCGAGCGTTGACACCTTTTGTACAAACTGGGCTGCTGCAGGAAACAGCACAACATGTGTTCAAACTGGATCCAAACATTTTTGCTTTACAGAGTGGCGAGGAAAAAATGTATGACCTCCGCTACATAGAGCTGGGGTCTCAACAGAGTAATCCGGAGAAGAACACCCTTTTTCTGCGCGGAGAAAAATCTCATGTTTTATCGATTGAAGGCGCTGTGATGCGGCTGCTGAAAGAACTAGGCCCACTCTCACTGGATGTCATAATTGGTAAAGTTTCTGCTTCATTGGGTAAGCTATCGGTGCAGCGAAGGGACATTAAGAAGGTACTTGAGAAACTTGTTGAGCGCGAATACGTGGAGCGTAGCGAGGACAATTGTTTTTCATTTATTCCTTAAGTGCATCGTCAACACCATGGCTTTTACTTTCCTACCTTCTGCACTTTTGTTCTTGTTTTTGACAATTGCTTTCCCCTTTTTCGGTTTTAGCATGGCGATCAGCAGAACAAAGAAAAATGAAAAGTTCGTGGATCTCGGACTATTTCTTGGTCGAGTATGAACAGTTTGCGTGCACCTGGCACCAAATCCCATCACAGGGTAGAACATCCTCGCCAAAGCAAAGCGTGATTTGCAGAAACTCTTTCGCTCGTACGTACTCTAAGACCATGATGGGCGGCACCTCATCGTGGTATCAGGGTCCAGTAcccactctctctgtggggaagccaagcagcccctaCTCCTGCCACTGCAcaaccacctctggtggtgacagggtcaggcGCGCATgacgtggggaggtcagagcgatgtatcaCTGCCGATGTCCGCAGTGTCCGGTCCTGGAGGGCGTGGCTGTGGGGCGACTtgcggggcgggggtgggtaCGGTTCGAGGCAGAAGCCATGCACCGATGACCGGGTCTGGGCATGGCAGCACCTCGTGTGCCtacggctgcctcgcgccGCGCGACGGGGCCTGTGACCGGCCGGGCAGAGATGCGCTTAGCTCTTGCTGTGTGGCGGCATGGACACGTCGAAAAAAGCTTTACTTTTCTCCCCTTCTGTGACTCTTTTGTCGTGTGCCACTTGCACCTACACATTCGCATGAAACGGGAGGTAGGGTTGCCCCTGTGTCGTAGATCACCTTTTCTCAACCGCTAACGAcatgagctgctgccgggAGCTCGAGCACTCTCTGAAGGATCTGTTGATCGATTCAGTTTCCGTGCCTTTTGACTTCCCCAGCTTGTGGAGAGAAGTTGCGAGCAGGTGTGGTAGTATTTTGCAGTGGGAAACGACTTTTCGAGGCAAGGGCGCTGCACAAGACATGTGCAACACCGTGATGGATGCTTACCTCCTCGTTTACCATCTTATTTCACATCCGTGCAGCAATACGCCCTTGGTGAAGGTAAACGGGAAGGAAATTTGGGAGGGCCAACAGATCATGGCTGTGTACTCCCTTCAAGGTGCGATTTTCGAGAAGCACTTGCTTAACAATGTGATGCCTGCTTTCTCTCAGGTTAGCAATGGTTCCACCATTCAGACGTATGTCCGCTCATGGCGTTCTTTTCTGGTAGCCGTCGTCAACATTAAAACCGTCTTTTCGTCGCTCGCCGACAAATGGTCTCTGCTGGGTTTGGAGGACAATCCGTTGGACAGGACGGAAGACATTGCTTTGAGGAAGTGGTCGAGCGTAGTGCTGACACCGAGGATGGTTTCCCAGCTCCGCAAAGAGCTCCGCGCGCTTCTTGCAGATGAGCGTGCCGGCCACGGTGCCCCGGACCTATCCTTTGCCGTGGAGATCAAAGACGAGCTGTCGATGCTTCCCGATTCGAACTACTATCGAAGTGTAGTAGAGGTGGACTATATTCGGGACATGTGCGATTACTGTTGGTCAAAAGTCGGCGGTGTCGTTGAGTCTGATCTCTTCACCTATGCAAAGCTGTGTCTGGGGCTGAttgaggaggaggtgaagcgcGCAGAAAGGTTCCTCACATCCAAGGACCACGCTGTGGATCGGCTGGTGGAAACATTGGTGGACGATCGCATATCTGCCTTCGAGTGCGGCAGGCTTTCTCAGTGGCTTGGTTCGATTGGTCAACGCGAGACAGACGAGAAACTGCAGACGGTGTTCCACCTTCTGTGGTGGAGCAAGTGTAAGGGCGCACCTCTCATGGAGGGAATGTTCAAAGAGAGCGTAGCACAGCACACATCTTCTGCGCTGACTGGAACAGTAcgcgctgcaggcgaaggCACTGACGTGTACGCCGCCGTTATCGAGTGCTTTGCCTCTATTATTCGAAAGTACCGCGATGTCGTTATGACCATTTTCGACTACAACGGCTGCATGCTGGAGGCGATGGACGATGGGCTGCGGTGCGGCTTTACGAGTCTGCGTTCCTTTAACTACAAAAAGCTTGCTGACCGGCTGGCAGCGTTCTCCAATGCAATTCTAGGGAACACAGGATCCACGAAG from Leishmania major strain Friedlin complete genome, chromosome 28 includes these protein-coding regions:
- a CDS encoding putative cullin 2, which codes for MCNTVMDAYLLVYHLISHPCSNTPLVKVNGKEIWEGQQIMAVYSLQGAIFEKHLLNNVMPAFSQVSNGSTIQTYVRSWRSFLVAVVNIKTVFSSLADKWSLLGLEDNPLDRTEDIALRKWSSVVLTPRMVSQLRKELRALLADERAGHGAPDLSFAVEIKDELSMLPDSNYYRSVVEVDYIRDMCDYCWSKVGGVVESDLFTYAKLCLGLIEEEVKRAERFLTSKDHAVDRLVETLVDDRISAFECGRLSQWLGSIGQRETDEKLQTVFHLLWWSKCKGAPLMEGMFKESVAQHTSSALTGTVRAAGEGTDVYAAVIECFASIIRKYRDVVMTIFDYNGCMLEAMDDGLRCGFTSLRSFNYKKLADRLAAFSNAILGNTGSTKLRLEDVVSVYYFLPDAENAAKDVFLVSYQKHLAKRLLLHHYDEAREQRSMEQLVQIKQSPILFCCRSMLKATTTQSIYVGASSVNGVKVNPALLSRGTWPSLPHTLASSSVSDSVLRQIEGAQRICSTRRHGQRIEFSAPYSSAVIRMFRPAGSTAAGDSVQLKVSFLQMCIIDHFNAKSQCTVQELCESLQVSEVECAFALNPLVSATVLKLSGAMEPSSIVSLGPCDSSIGDVTNVMPLEFHSFAHRAVVKSHEQRTLQSAAKANPQRMESQVVHTLKQSGSKTAEELMIYLTSAMQPLIVSRGELKRVLEKLIERGLLVRDDSQRKFVYSP